The proteins below come from a single Cannabis sativa cultivar Pink pepper isolate KNU-18-1 chromosome 3, ASM2916894v1, whole genome shotgun sequence genomic window:
- the LOC115711241 gene encoding protein TIFY 6B, translated as MERNFLSLSFQNGSLSVKEEESSATASATNDSKSSAPEKFSGMQWSFSNKVSALPQFLSFKAPQDSNNRQIIRKTVNESSPIQKNFTQEKQTGGVIQYGMTVYDPVQHFDHSQEMKIFPLSSNQPNNQTLMSVSSAKNMVSSTMKPQSFGGVPVISPLSVLPSGSSVVGTTDLRNAPKSSSAPAQLTIFYGGSVSVYDDISPEKAQAIMLLAGNGSSLSQSKPPTAMAQGEASSTPRPSTADGFIRNWSHIPSSFTGIPGSISVTMHPDTQGCGGANNTNGLSMVKPMGASTSSSNRLEPPKVVSSVGPATTNVIPASSVAVPVPQARKASLARFLEKRKERVINTSPYNITNKSSDCGTPVSDVTSFSINSSSSSPVSAIN; from the exons ATGGAGAGAAATTTCTTGAGTCTGAGCTTTCAGAATGGTTCGTTGAGTGTGAAAGAGGAGGAATCATCCGCTACTGCTTCTGCTACTAATGATTCCAAATCTTCAG CACCAGAAAAATTTTCAGGGATGCAGTGGTCATTTTCAAATAAGGTCTCTGCTCTTCCTCAATTCTTGTCTTTCAAGGCTCCTCAAGACAGTAATAATAGACAAATAATAAGAAAGACAGTTAATGAAAGTAGTCCAATTCAG AAAAATTTCACTCAAGAGAAACAAACAGGAGGAGTAATTCAATATGGGATGACTGTTTATGATCCTGTGCAGCATTTTGATCATTCTCAAGAAATGAAGATATTTCCTTTATCATCAAATCAACCAAATAATCAAACATTAATGTCTGTTTCCTCTGCTAAAAACATGGTTTCTTCTACTATGAAACCACAGTCTTTTGGAGGTGTACCAGTTATATCCCCTTTATCTGTTCTTCCTTCTGGTAGTTCTGTAGTTGGCACCACTGATCTGAG GAATGCACCCAAGTCCTCTAGTGCACCTGCTCAGTTGACCATATTTTATGGAGGATCTGTCAGTGTATATGATGATATATCTCCTGAAAAG GCGCAAGCTATTATGTTACTGGCTGGAAATGGTTCTTCGCTTTCTCAGAGTAAACCACCCACTGCAATGGCTCAAGGGGAGGCATCATCAACACCGAGGCCTTCGACGGCTGATGGTTTCATTAGGAACTGGTCTCATATTCCATCTTCATTTACAGGCATTCCGGGTTCCATTTCTGTTACCATGCACCCTGATACTCAGGGTTGTGGAGGAGCTAATAACACCAATGGATTATCAATGGTGAAGCCAATGGGAGCTTCAACTTCTTCGAGTAACCGTTTGGAGCCTCCTAAAGTAGTCAGCTCAGTAGGTCCTGCCACAACAAATGTGATTCCAGCTTCTTCGGTCGCAGTCCCCGTCCCTCAGGCACGTAAAGCATCCTTGGCTAGGTTCTTAGAAAAGCGTAAGGAGAG GGTGATAAACACATCTCCATATAACATCACCAACAAATCTTCAGACTGTGGTACCCCTGTTTCTGATGTTACG